The Lysobacter panacisoli genome includes a window with the following:
- the ispD gene encoding 2-C-methyl-D-erythritol 4-phosphate cytidylyltransferase: MIWAVIPAAGRGTRFGGEVPKQYLEVAGQPLIAHALDALLSHPRIAGAMVALSADDTRWPGWSERHGKPVLRCVGGGERADSVLAALRALPSALADDTLVLVHDAARPNLRAQDIDRLIAAASEHAEGAILGAPVRDTLKRADDTRRIAATEPRSALWRAFTPQAFRRDVLTHALEAAARDGVVVTDEAMAVERAGLHPTLVEGREDNLKVTTPADLALADYLLRQR, from the coding sequence ATGATCTGGGCCGTCATTCCCGCCGCCGGTCGCGGAACGCGCTTCGGCGGCGAGGTGCCCAAGCAGTACCTCGAAGTCGCCGGCCAGCCGCTGATCGCGCACGCGCTCGACGCGTTGCTGTCGCACCCGCGCATCGCCGGTGCGATGGTTGCGCTGTCGGCCGACGACACACGCTGGCCCGGCTGGAGCGAGCGCCACGGCAAGCCCGTGTTGCGCTGCGTGGGCGGCGGCGAACGCGCGGACTCCGTGCTCGCCGCATTGCGCGCGTTGCCGTCCGCACTCGCCGACGACACGCTGGTGCTGGTCCACGATGCCGCGCGACCGAACCTGCGCGCGCAGGACATCGACCGCCTGATTGCGGCCGCCAGTGAACACGCCGAGGGCGCGATCCTTGGCGCGCCCGTTCGCGACACGCTCAAGCGCGCCGACGACACACGGCGCATCGCCGCGACCGAACCGCGTTCGGCGCTGTGGCGCGCGTTCACGCCGCAGGCGTTCCGTCGCGACGTGCTCACGCATGCGCTGGAAGCTGCAGCTCGCGATGGCGTCGTCGTGACCGACGAAGCGATGGCGGTCGAACGCGCCGGCCTGCATCCGACGCTGGTCGAAGGCCGCGAAGACAACCTGAAAGTCACCACTCCGGCCGACCTCGCGTTGGCCGATTACCTGTTGAGGCAACGATGA
- the ftsB gene encoding cell division protein FtsB, translating into MRWLRLLLVVLAGVLVFLQYRLWVGEGGSRSVARLEQQVQQQTRENAGLQQRNDALAAEVEDLKSGEAAVEERARSELGMIKPGETFYRVVEPDGGAPSPAPATDDASQDESGIAPREP; encoded by the coding sequence GTGCGCTGGTTGCGACTGCTGCTGGTGGTGCTGGCCGGCGTGCTGGTCTTCCTCCAGTACCGGCTGTGGGTGGGCGAGGGCGGTAGCCGCTCGGTCGCACGCCTGGAACAGCAGGTCCAACAGCAGACCCGCGAGAACGCGGGTTTGCAGCAGCGCAACGATGCACTCGCCGCGGAAGTCGAGGACCTCAAGTCCGGCGAGGCCGCGGTCGAGGAGCGCGCACGCAGCGAGCTGGGCATGATCAAGCCCGGCGAAACGTTCTATCGCGTGGTCGAACCCGACGGCGGCGCGCCGTCTCCCGCGCCCGCGACGGACGATGCGTCGCAGGACGAGTCCGGGATCGCGCCGCGGGAACCGTGA
- the eno gene encoding phosphopyruvate hydratase, which yields MTTIAKVHAREILDSRGNPTLEAEVTLSDGSFGRAAVPSGASTGTKEAVELRDGDKTRYLGKGVRKAVENVNVTIAKALEGFDANDQAGLDRRMIDLDGTENKGRLGANALLGVSMANAHAVAASKKLPLWKYLAGNREAVLPVPMMNIINGGAHADNNVDLQEFMILPVGVDSFAEALRAGTEVFHALKSVLKGRGLSTAVGDEGGFAPDLRSNEEALETILEAIGKAGYKAGEDILLGLDVASSEFYENGKYNLTGEGKRLTSEQFVDFLANWAAQYPIVTIEDGMAEHDWAGWKQLTDRIGNKVQLVGDDLFVTNPKIFKEGIDQGVANAILIKVNQIGTLTETLEAIAMADANRYAAIVSHRSGETEDTTISDIAVATTATQIKTGSLCRSDRVAKYNQLLRIEEALGAAAKYAGRDAFVSLKR from the coding sequence ATGACCACGATCGCCAAAGTCCACGCCCGCGAGATCCTCGACAGCCGCGGCAATCCCACGCTGGAAGCCGAAGTCACCCTGAGCGATGGCAGCTTCGGCCGCGCCGCGGTGCCGTCCGGCGCCTCCACCGGCACCAAGGAAGCCGTGGAGCTGCGCGATGGCGACAAGACCCGCTACCTGGGCAAGGGCGTGCGCAAGGCGGTGGAGAACGTCAATGTCACGATCGCCAAGGCGCTGGAAGGTTTCGACGCGAACGACCAGGCCGGCCTCGACCGCCGCATGATCGACCTGGACGGCACGGAGAATAAGGGCCGCCTCGGCGCGAACGCGCTGCTGGGCGTGTCGATGGCCAACGCGCACGCGGTGGCCGCGTCGAAGAAGTTGCCGCTGTGGAAGTACCTCGCCGGCAATCGCGAGGCCGTGCTGCCGGTGCCGATGATGAACATCATCAACGGCGGCGCGCACGCCGATAACAACGTCGACCTGCAGGAATTCATGATCCTGCCCGTCGGCGTGGACAGCTTCGCCGAGGCGCTGCGCGCCGGCACCGAGGTGTTCCATGCGCTCAAGTCGGTGCTCAAGGGCCGCGGCCTGAGCACGGCGGTCGGCGACGAAGGCGGCTTCGCGCCCGACCTGCGCAGCAACGAGGAAGCGCTGGAAACCATCCTGGAAGCCATCGGCAAGGCCGGCTACAAGGCGGGCGAGGACATCCTGCTCGGCCTGGACGTCGCCTCCAGCGAGTTCTATGAGAACGGCAAGTACAACCTCACCGGCGAAGGCAAGCGCCTGACCAGCGAGCAGTTCGTCGACTTCCTCGCCAACTGGGCCGCGCAGTACCCGATCGTCACCATCGAGGACGGCATGGCCGAGCACGACTGGGCCGGCTGGAAGCAGCTCACCGACCGCATCGGCAACAAGGTGCAGCTGGTCGGCGACGACCTGTTCGTGACGAATCCGAAGATCTTCAAGGAAGGCATCGACCAGGGCGTGGCCAACGCCATCCTGATCAAGGTCAACCAGATCGGCACGCTGACCGAAACGCTGGAAGCCATCGCGATGGCCGACGCGAACCGCTACGCCGCGATCGTGTCGCATCGCTCCGGCGAGACCGAGGACACCACGATCTCCGACATCGCGGTCGCGACCACCGCGACGCAGATCAAGACCGGCTCGCTGTGCCGCAGCGATCGCGTGGCCAAGTACAACCAGCTGCTGCGCATCGAGGAAGCCCTCGGCGCGGCCGCGAAGTACGCCGGCCGCGACGCCTTCGTCTCGCTCAAGCGCTGA
- the kdsA gene encoding 3-deoxy-8-phosphooctulonate synthase → MNLCGFEVGLDKPFFLIAGPCVIESMQLQLDTAGKLKEITSELGINFIFKSSFDKANRTSGTSFRGPGLEEGLKVLAEVKKQIGVPVLTDVHEYTPMDEVASVVDVLQTPAFLCRQTDFIQNVARAGKPVNIKKGQFLSPWEMKHVTDKAKATGNTQIMACERGVSFGYNNLVSDMRSLSVMRDTGCPVVFDATHSVQLPGGAGGKSGGQREFVPVLARAAMAVGIDGIFMETHPVPDEALSDGPNAWPLPKMRALLETLMQIDEITKRNGFLESQV, encoded by the coding sequence ATGAACCTCTGCGGATTCGAAGTCGGCCTCGACAAACCCTTCTTCCTGATCGCCGGTCCCTGCGTGATCGAGTCGATGCAGCTGCAGCTCGATACCGCCGGCAAGCTCAAGGAAATCACCTCCGAGCTCGGCATCAACTTCATCTTCAAGTCGAGCTTCGACAAGGCCAACCGCACCTCGGGCACCAGCTTCCGTGGTCCGGGCCTGGAAGAAGGCCTGAAAGTGCTGGCCGAAGTGAAGAAGCAGATCGGCGTGCCGGTGCTGACCGACGTGCACGAGTACACGCCGATGGACGAGGTCGCCTCGGTCGTCGACGTGCTGCAGACGCCGGCCTTCCTGTGTCGCCAGACCGACTTCATCCAGAACGTGGCCCGCGCCGGCAAGCCGGTGAACATCAAGAAGGGCCAGTTCCTCTCGCCGTGGGAAATGAAGCACGTGACCGACAAGGCCAAGGCCACCGGCAACACGCAGATCATGGCCTGCGAGCGCGGCGTGTCCTTCGGCTACAACAACCTCGTCAGCGACATGCGCTCGCTGAGCGTGATGCGCGACACCGGCTGCCCGGTCGTGTTCGACGCCACCCATTCGGTGCAGCTGCCCGGCGGCGCCGGCGGCAAGAGCGGCGGCCAGCGCGAGTTCGTGCCGGTGCTGGCGCGCGCGGCGATGGCGGTCGGCATCGACGGCATCTTCATGGAAACCCATCCGGTGCCGGACGAAGCCCTGTCCGACGGCCCCAACGCCTGGCCGCTGCCGAAGATGCGCGCGCTGCTGGAGACGTTGATGCAGATCGACGAGATCACCAAGCGCAACGGCTTCCTGGAATCGCAGGTCTGA
- a CDS encoding CTP synthase: protein MTPLIFVTGGVVSSLGKGIAAASLAAVLEARGLRVTMMKLDPYINVDPGTMSPFQHGEVYVTDDGAETDLDLGHYERYLRTRLSRKNSITTGRIYDNVIRKERRGDYLGGTVQVIPHITDEIKRCIIEATEGFDVGLVEIGGTVGDIESLPFLEAIRQIRSERGPEGAIFMHLTLVPWIAAAGELKTKPTQHSVKELRSIGIQPDVLLCRSEQPLPDSERRKIALFTNVPERAVISAVDLDNIYKMPRRFHEEGLDAIVLDRLRINAGPADLSQWDEVVDASEHPVDTVNIAVVGKYVDHQDAYKSVGEALKHGGLRQRTRVKLKWLESSDIEQQGVDALKDVDGILVPGGFGDRGFEGKVLTAKYAREHGVPYFGICYGMQAAVVDYARHVAGLSGANSTENDKASPHPVIGLITEWRTSSGEIERRSEESDLGGTMRLGLQEQRVKPGTLSREMYGKDVVAERHRHRYEFNNRYRTQLEDAGLTISAKSMDDLLVEMVELPRTQHPWFLACQAHPEFLSTPRDGHPLFVGFIRAARENKAQAGGRLLKEASA, encoded by the coding sequence ATGACTCCCCTGATTTTCGTCACCGGCGGCGTGGTGTCCTCGCTTGGCAAGGGCATCGCAGCGGCCTCGCTGGCGGCCGTCCTCGAAGCGCGCGGACTGCGCGTGACGATGATGAAGCTCGACCCCTACATCAACGTCGACCCGGGCACGATGAGCCCGTTCCAGCACGGCGAGGTGTACGTCACCGACGACGGCGCCGAGACCGACCTGGACCTGGGCCACTACGAGCGCTACCTGCGCACGCGCCTGTCCCGCAAGAACTCCATCACCACCGGCCGGATCTATGACAACGTGATCCGCAAGGAACGCCGCGGCGACTACCTCGGCGGCACCGTGCAGGTGATCCCGCACATCACCGACGAGATCAAGCGCTGCATCATCGAGGCCACCGAAGGCTTCGACGTGGGTTTGGTCGAGATCGGCGGCACGGTCGGCGACATCGAGTCGCTGCCGTTCCTGGAAGCCATCCGCCAGATCCGCAGCGAGCGCGGCCCCGAGGGCGCGATCTTCATGCACCTGACGCTGGTGCCGTGGATCGCCGCCGCGGGCGAGCTGAAGACCAAGCCGACCCAGCATTCGGTGAAGGAACTGCGCTCCATCGGCATCCAGCCCGACGTGCTGCTGTGCCGCAGCGAGCAGCCGCTGCCCGACAGCGAGCGCCGCAAGATCGCGCTGTTCACCAACGTGCCCGAGCGCGCCGTCATCTCGGCGGTCGACCTGGACAACATCTACAAGATGCCGCGCCGCTTCCACGAGGAAGGGCTCGACGCCATCGTGCTCGATCGCCTGCGCATCAACGCCGGCCCGGCCGACCTGTCGCAGTGGGACGAGGTAGTCGACGCCAGCGAACATCCGGTCGATACGGTCAACATCGCCGTGGTCGGCAAGTACGTCGATCATCAGGACGCGTACAAGTCGGTGGGCGAGGCGCTCAAGCACGGCGGTTTGCGCCAGCGCACCCGTGTGAAGCTGAAGTGGCTGGAATCCAGCGACATCGAGCAGCAGGGCGTGGACGCACTGAAGGACGTCGACGGCATCCTCGTGCCGGGCGGTTTCGGCGATCGTGGTTTCGAGGGCAAGGTGCTCACTGCCAAGTACGCGCGCGAGCACGGCGTTCCGTACTTCGGCATCTGCTACGGTATGCAGGCGGCGGTGGTCGATTACGCCCGCCACGTCGCCGGCCTGTCCGGTGCCAACAGCACCGAGAACGACAAGGCCAGCCCGCATCCGGTGATCGGCCTGATCACCGAATGGCGCACCTCCAGCGGCGAGATCGAACGTCGCAGCGAGGAAAGCGACCTCGGCGGCACCATGCGCCTGGGCCTGCAGGAGCAACGCGTCAAGCCGGGCACGCTGTCGCGCGAGATGTACGGCAAGGACGTCGTCGCCGAGCGCCACCGCCATCGCTACGAATTCAACAACCGTTACCGCACGCAGCTCGAAGACGCCGGCCTGACCATCAGCGCCAAGTCGATGGACGACCTGCTGGTGGAGATGGTCGAACTGCCGCGCACGCAGCATCCGTGGTTCCTGGCCTGCCAGGCGCACCCGGAATTCCTGTCGACCCCGCGCGACGGTCATCCGCTGTTCGTCGGTTTCATCCGCGCCGCGCGCGAGAACAAGGCGCAGGCCGGCGGCCGGTTGCTGAAGGAAGCCAGCGCGTGA
- the parE gene encoding DNA topoisomerase IV subunit B gives MTSRYNAADIEVLSGLDPVKRRPGMYTDTSRPNHLAQEVIDNAVDEALAGHARSIEVTLHADGSASVADDGRGMPVDIHPEEKIPGVELILTRLHAGGKFNNKNYTFSGGLHGVGVSVVNALSRHVEVRIKRDGNEYRMTFKDGDRDSPLEVVGTVGKKNTGTRVQFWPDAKYFDTPKFNLRALRHLLRAKAVLCPGLTVKLHDEASDERNEWYYEDGLRDYLRGELAERELLPPDLFVGKLSKDTETADWAVAWVPDGELVQESYVNLIPTAQHGTHVNGLRTGFTDALREFCDFRNLLPRGVKLAPEDVWDRVAFVLSIKMTDPQFSGQTKERLSSRQAAGFVEGAAHDAFSLWLNQHVELGEKIAQLAIERAAARLKTEKQVVRKKVTQGPALPGKLADCTSQDLSRTELFLVEGDSAGGSARQARDKDFQAILPLRGKILNTWEVASGSVLASQEVHDLAVAIGCDPGKDDLSGLRYGKVIILADADSDGLHIATLLSALFLKHFPSLVSAGHVFVAMPPLFRVDVGKQVFYALDEEEKRILLEKIEREKSDRKKGFSGQVNVTRFKGLGEMNPSQLRESTIHPDTRRLVQLTVDDDTQTHSLMDMLLAKKRAGDRKQWLESKGDLATLEV, from the coding sequence ATGACTTCCCGTTACAACGCCGCCGATATCGAAGTCCTCTCCGGCCTGGATCCGGTCAAACGCCGCCCCGGCATGTACACCGACACTTCGCGCCCGAACCATCTGGCGCAGGAGGTCATCGACAACGCCGTCGACGAGGCATTGGCCGGCCACGCCCGCAGCATCGAAGTGACGCTGCACGCCGACGGAAGCGCCTCGGTCGCCGACGACGGTCGCGGCATGCCCGTGGACATCCACCCGGAGGAGAAGATCCCCGGCGTCGAGCTGATCCTCACGCGCCTGCACGCGGGCGGCAAGTTCAACAACAAGAACTACACCTTCTCCGGCGGCCTGCACGGCGTCGGCGTGAGCGTGGTGAACGCGCTGTCCAGGCACGTCGAAGTGCGGATCAAGCGCGACGGCAACGAATACCGCATGACCTTCAAGGACGGCGACCGCGACTCGCCGCTGGAAGTGGTCGGCACCGTCGGCAAGAAGAACACCGGCACGCGCGTGCAGTTCTGGCCGGATGCGAAGTACTTCGACACGCCGAAGTTCAACCTGCGCGCGCTGCGCCACCTGCTGCGCGCCAAGGCCGTGCTGTGCCCGGGCCTGACGGTGAAGCTGCACGACGAGGCCAGCGACGAGCGCAACGAGTGGTATTACGAGGACGGCCTGCGCGATTACCTGCGCGGCGAACTCGCCGAGCGCGAACTGCTGCCGCCGGACCTGTTCGTCGGCAAGCTCAGCAAGGACACCGAGACCGCCGACTGGGCGGTGGCATGGGTGCCCGATGGCGAGCTGGTCCAGGAAAGCTACGTCAACCTGATCCCGACCGCGCAGCACGGCACGCACGTCAACGGCCTGCGCACCGGCTTCACCGACGCGCTGCGCGAGTTCTGCGATTTCCGCAACCTGCTGCCGCGCGGCGTGAAGCTGGCGCCGGAAGACGTGTGGGATCGCGTCGCCTTCGTGCTCAGCATCAAGATGACCGACCCGCAGTTCAGCGGCCAGACCAAGGAACGTCTGTCCTCGCGTCAGGCCGCGGGCTTCGTCGAAGGCGCGGCGCACGACGCGTTCTCGCTGTGGCTCAACCAGCACGTCGAGCTCGGCGAGAAGATCGCGCAACTCGCCATCGAACGCGCCGCCGCGCGCCTGAAGACCGAGAAGCAGGTCGTCCGCAAGAAGGTCACGCAGGGCCCTGCCCTGCCCGGCAAGCTCGCCGACTGCACCAGCCAGGACCTGTCGCGCACCGAGCTGTTCCTGGTCGAAGGCGACTCCGCCGGCGGCAGCGCGCGTCAGGCGCGCGACAAGGATTTCCAGGCGATCCTGCCGCTGCGCGGCAAGATCCTCAACACCTGGGAAGTCGCGTCCGGCAGCGTGCTCGCGTCGCAGGAAGTGCACGACCTCGCCGTCGCCATCGGTTGCGATCCGGGCAAGGACGACCTGTCCGGCCTGCGCTACGGCAAGGTCATCATCCTCGCCGACGCCGACTCCGACGGCCTGCACATCGCCACGCTGTTGAGCGCGCTGTTCCTCAAGCATTTCCCGTCGCTCGTGTCGGCCGGCCACGTGTTCGTGGCGATGCCGCCGCTGTTCCGCGTCGACGTGGGCAAGCAGGTGTTCTACGCGCTGGACGAAGAAGAGAAGCGGATCCTGCTGGAGAAGATCGAGCGCGAGAAGAGCGATCGCAAGAAGGGTTTCAGCGGGCAGGTGAACGTCACCCGCTTCAAGGGCCTGGGCGAGATGAACCCGTCGCAGCTGCGCGAATCGACCATCCATCCGGACACGCGCCGCCTCGTCCAGCTCACGGTGGACGACGACACGCAGACGCATTCGCTGATGGACATGCTGCTGGCGAAGAAGCGCGCCGGCGACCGCAAGCAGTGGCTGGAGAGCAAGGGAGACCTCGCCACGCTGGAAGTCTGA
- a CDS encoding PQQ-binding-like beta-propeller repeat protein: MNSPPANVQVPYGIPYSTEVAGNWSGTNLGSATVYLQVVDSNNTFAVPAVAAASGNTFRYTLGPGVGTLAGDRTGTLTVNACKDPACAQRFDGPSGSVSYRVQITPLGEWETVQRDASHTGYVPIIVDPTRLTKAWEWTFPQDPTAASSYVLRPATGGGMMYAVGINRTSAQASFNQMFSSVDEATGTLRWSQQIAGNVHVLGPAAYGGLAYVPTIGADRLLTAYDGTTGSMKFRYGQTTDPLASTLAPTFHQTTAYFFGGHLGEELHAVDAATGTLLWAKARRDYQNTTPAVDDSYIYYPSNRALEILDRRTGNTVASITNPVSDSQHASAIVPMLGSRGNVIVNSYSATNRTAKLSSFDIAGLRWEWATQYSYNPLPALANGVIYATRSDGAPTLDAIDEVTGNVLWSWNPPASDNQSRVVENIAATKNLVFVSTTGNIVGSGYVWAIDVNTRQAVWRYPANGYSVISGRGTLYILNGSPSLPARKVIAIRLR; the protein is encoded by the coding sequence GTGAACTCGCCGCCCGCGAACGTCCAGGTCCCCTATGGAATCCCGTACAGCACGGAGGTAGCGGGCAACTGGAGCGGCACCAACCTCGGTAGCGCCACGGTCTACCTGCAGGTCGTCGACAGCAACAACACCTTCGCGGTGCCGGCGGTCGCGGCGGCCAGCGGCAACACGTTCCGCTACACGCTCGGGCCCGGCGTCGGCACGCTGGCCGGCGATCGCACCGGCACGCTGACCGTCAACGCGTGCAAGGACCCGGCCTGCGCGCAGCGCTTCGATGGCCCGTCCGGCAGCGTGAGCTACCGCGTGCAGATCACCCCCCTGGGCGAATGGGAAACCGTGCAGCGCGATGCGTCGCACACCGGTTACGTGCCTATCATCGTGGACCCCACGCGCCTGACCAAGGCCTGGGAATGGACGTTCCCGCAGGACCCGACCGCAGCCAGTTCCTACGTGCTCAGGCCGGCGACCGGCGGCGGCATGATGTACGCGGTGGGCATCAACAGGACCAGTGCCCAGGCCTCGTTCAACCAGATGTTTTCTTCGGTCGACGAAGCCACCGGTACGCTCCGCTGGTCGCAGCAGATTGCCGGCAATGTGCACGTCCTCGGCCCGGCGGCGTACGGCGGACTCGCCTACGTGCCCACCATCGGCGCCGACAGGCTGCTCACTGCATACGACGGCACGACGGGCAGCATGAAGTTCCGCTACGGACAGACGACCGATCCGCTCGCGTCCACGCTGGCGCCGACGTTCCACCAGACGACCGCCTACTTCTTCGGCGGCCACCTCGGCGAGGAACTGCACGCGGTCGATGCCGCGACCGGCACGCTGCTGTGGGCGAAGGCGCGTCGCGATTACCAGAACACGACACCGGCCGTGGACGACAGCTACATCTACTACCCGTCGAACCGTGCGCTGGAGATCCTCGACCGCCGGACCGGCAACACCGTGGCCAGCATCACGAATCCCGTGTCGGACTCGCAGCACGCCAGCGCGATCGTCCCGATGCTGGGCTCGCGCGGCAACGTGATCGTCAACTCGTACTCGGCCACCAACCGCACCGCCAAGCTGTCGAGCTTCGACATCGCAGGGCTTCGCTGGGAATGGGCGACCCAGTACTCGTACAACCCACTGCCCGCGCTCGCCAACGGCGTGATCTACGCCACCCGCAGCGATGGCGCGCCGACCCTCGATGCGATCGACGAGGTCACAGGCAACGTGCTGTGGAGCTGGAACCCGCCGGCGAGCGATAACCAGTCCCGGGTGGTCGAGAACATCGCCGCGACGAAGAACCTCGTGTTCGTGAGCACCACCGGCAACATCGTCGGCTCCGGCTACGTGTGGGCGATCGACGTGAACACCCGCCAGGCCGTGTGGCGTTACCCAGCCAACGGTTACTCGGTGATCAGCGGCCGCGGCACGCTCTACATCCTCAATGGCAGTCCATCGCTGCCAGCCAGGAAGGTCATCGCGATCCGCCTGCGTTGA
- a CDS encoding alpha/beta hydrolase family protein: protein MKHARIRLFAALFAAAPALLPAQVIPAEDFSRHSEVSEVAMSPDGRHVAMAVPTADGLETQLHIVPLDNSGKVQVLRFSKQQHVSDIVWTADDQVVVARAKVDPLETEPKSYGELLASNITGKDQEVLFAYIPDDGTKAGRRKDEGFASIVDRVDDKAGIALVDFTRWFTILDQKSPTTIFRVNTRTGERTQEEFHPYSASFAFDSHHKARVRVSWSEQTGAPILAYRPRPADDWKPVPAKVAGYSMQLLHVADDDDTALALISDKGEPAQLYRLSLANGTRERVAGRDDMDVAGVLYGGYRGAPFGVLFNAGKPSVQYLDPKSEWAGLHAGLMKAFPGQLVWLRSFSRDNRKVLFTTSGDRTPGAYYVFDRDSNQVQLINEAQPWIKSERLAPMTPVSFQTRDGLTLHGLYTAPAGAKGPLPMIVMPHGGPHGPYDAWGYNRDAQFLASRGYAVLQVNFRGSGGRGWAFEYSGYGEWGGKMMDDIADGVRWAIDNGRADASRICTYGASFGGYAALMNPIRYPELYRCAVGYVGVYDLPLMKKVGDPQRGRGNRNYLDRALGTDEAVMIANSPARNATKIKVPVMLVQGSADTRVPMDQFDAMVTGFRKAGVSVETMVVKGEGHGFYKPENRAELYRRLEAFLARNLGPGAGAAPATAK from the coding sequence ATGAAACACGCACGAATCCGGCTGTTCGCCGCGTTGTTCGCGGCAGCGCCTGCATTGCTTCCGGCGCAGGTCATTCCCGCCGAGGATTTCTCGCGGCATAGCGAAGTCAGCGAAGTGGCCATGTCGCCCGACGGCCGGCACGTGGCGATGGCGGTGCCGACCGCCGACGGACTGGAGACGCAACTGCACATCGTCCCGCTCGACAACAGCGGCAAGGTGCAGGTGCTGCGTTTCAGCAAACAGCAGCATGTGTCCGACATCGTGTGGACCGCCGACGACCAGGTCGTGGTCGCGCGGGCCAAGGTCGATCCGCTCGAAACCGAGCCCAAGAGCTACGGCGAACTGCTCGCGTCGAACATCACCGGCAAGGACCAGGAAGTCCTGTTCGCCTACATCCCGGACGACGGCACCAAGGCCGGCCGGCGCAAGGACGAAGGCTTCGCCTCGATCGTCGACCGGGTCGACGACAAGGCGGGCATCGCGCTGGTGGATTTCACCCGCTGGTTCACCATCCTCGACCAGAAATCGCCCACCACCATCTTCCGCGTGAACACGCGCACCGGCGAGCGCACGCAGGAGGAATTCCATCCGTACTCGGCGTCGTTCGCGTTCGATTCGCACCACAAGGCCCGGGTGCGTGTGAGCTGGTCGGAACAGACCGGCGCGCCGATCCTCGCCTATCGCCCACGCCCTGCCGACGACTGGAAGCCGGTGCCGGCGAAGGTCGCCGGTTACTCGATGCAGCTGCTGCACGTGGCCGACGACGACGACACCGCGCTGGCGCTGATTTCCGACAAGGGCGAACCGGCGCAGCTGTACCGCCTCAGCCTCGCCAACGGCACGCGCGAACGCGTGGCCGGTCGCGACGACATGGACGTGGCGGGCGTGCTGTACGGCGGCTACCGCGGCGCACCATTCGGAGTGCTGTTCAACGCCGGCAAGCCGTCCGTGCAGTACCTGGACCCGAAATCGGAATGGGCCGGCCTGCACGCGGGCCTGATGAAGGCGTTCCCGGGCCAGCTGGTGTGGCTGCGCAGCTTCAGCCGCGACAATCGCAAGGTGCTGTTCACGACGAGTGGCGACCGAACGCCCGGCGCGTATTACGTGTTCGATCGCGACAGCAACCAGGTCCAGCTGATCAACGAGGCACAGCCCTGGATCAAGTCAGAGCGGTTGGCGCCGATGACGCCGGTGAGCTTCCAGACCCGCGACGGCCTCACGCTGCACGGCCTGTACACGGCGCCGGCCGGCGCCAAGGGTCCGCTGCCGATGATCGTGATGCCGCACGGCGGACCGCACGGGCCGTACGACGCCTGGGGCTACAACCGCGACGCGCAGTTCCTCGCCAGTCGCGGCTATGCGGTGCTGCAGGTCAACTTCCGCGGCTCCGGTGGGCGCGGCTGGGCCTTCGAGTACTCCGGCTACGGCGAATGGGGCGGCAAGATGATGGACGACATCGCCGACGGCGTGCGCTGGGCGATCGACAACGGCCGTGCCGATGCCAGCCGCATCTGCACCTACGGCGCCAGCTTCGGCGGCTATGCCGCGCTGATGAACCCCATCCGCTATCCCGAGCTGTACCGCTGCGCGGTCGGCTACGTCGGCGTGTACGACCTGCCGCTGATGAAGAAGGTCGGCGACCCGCAGCGCGGACGCGGCAACCGCAACTACCTGGATCGCGCGCTCGGCACGGACGAGGCGGTGATGATTGCCAACTCTCCTGCGCGCAACGCGACGAAGATCAAAGTGCCGGTGATGCTGGTGCAGGGTTCGGCCGATACACGCGTGCCTATGGACCAGTTCGACGCGATGGTGACGGGCTTCCGCAAGGCCGGCGTCTCGGTCGAGACGATGGTGGTGAAGGGCGAAGGCCACGGCTTCTACAAGCCGGAAAACCGCGCCGAACTCTATCGCCGCCTCGAAGCGTTCCTCGCGCGCAACCTTGGCCCCGGTGCAGGCGCCGCGCCGGCAACGGCGAAGTAA